A window of Deinococcus sp. HSC-46F16 contains these coding sequences:
- a CDS encoding alpha/beta hydrolase produces the protein MSLDPHLKEVLLMLAAAPQPTGLEEMRAAVVANAARMPRRPVQIAGTRDLTVPGPASDLPARLYTPEGEGPHPLTVYFHGGGFVAYSIETHDSVCREICAVANSAVLSVEYRLAPEHRFPAGVEDAYAALTWAAAHGEELGADTSRLALAGDSAGASLCIACTLLARENGGPPIRAQLLIYPAADFVNTDRYPSRRENAEGYFLTEERMRFFGQMYLSDVTHGAHPHVSPLHAAELHDLPPALVMTAEFDPLRDEGAAYAEALRAAGVRAEHLPGPGMIHGFVNMTALSPAAAGLLDRAAAWLGQELSGA, from the coding sequence ATGTCCCTCGACCCCCATCTCAAGGAAGTCCTGCTGATGCTGGCCGCCGCCCCCCAGCCCACCGGCTTGGAGGAAATGCGGGCCGCCGTGGTCGCCAACGCCGCCCGGATGCCCAGGCGCCCCGTGCAGATCGCCGGAACGCGCGACCTGACGGTTCCCGGCCCTGCCTCCGACCTCCCTGCCCGGCTGTACACCCCGGAGGGCGAGGGGCCGCACCCGCTTACGGTCTACTTTCACGGCGGCGGCTTCGTCGCCTACTCCATCGAGACGCACGACAGCGTGTGCCGGGAAATCTGCGCCGTGGCGAACTCGGCCGTTTTGAGTGTCGAGTACCGCCTCGCCCCCGAGCACCGCTTTCCCGCCGGGGTGGAGGACGCCTACGCCGCGCTGACCTGGGCCGCCGCGCACGGGGAGGAGCTGGGGGCGGACACCTCCCGCCTCGCCCTGGCCGGGGACAGCGCGGGGGCGAGCCTGTGTATCGCCTGCACCCTGCTGGCGCGGGAGAACGGTGGCCCGCCCATCCGCGCCCAGTTGCTGATCTACCCGGCCGCCGATTTCGTGAACACCGACCGCTACCCCAGCCGCCGCGAGAACGCGGAGGGCTACTTCCTGACGGAAGAGCGGATGCGCTTTTTCGGGCAGATGTATCTCTCGGACGTGACCCACGGCGCCCATCCCCACGTCTCGCCCCTCCATGCCGCCGAACTGCATGACCTCCCGCCCGCCCTGGTGATGACGGCCGAATTCGACCCGCTGCGCGACGAGGGGGCCGCGTACGCCGAGGCACTGAGGGCCGCAGGCGTCCGTGCCGAGCACCTTCCCGGCCCCGGCATGATCCACGGCTTCGTCAACATGACGGCCCTCTCGCCCGCCGCGGCCGGGCTGCTCGACCGGGCGGCGGCGTGGCTGGGGCAGGAACTTTCGGGAGCCTAA
- a CDS encoding C39 family peptidase — translation MSRRLLLSVLTALTLGGAASAQVTLKNILHEPQGRDNCGPVTAMTIAGYYGTRLTQAQAANALKDSASDPQVTSVELANYLGRFGLRSVIRYAGTPDLLRDLLDRGFPVVVQQRLRPGSNVAHFRTVYGYEGGRFLTSDPLRGARLWLTQAELMDLWHYYNGEYMVTYPPAKEGEVRAALGESFSAAGNWNLLRRVGESNVKARPNDPYNWWGLGKANLRLGNVKAAADNFARAAALGVPTLYYLYRQEAFEAWSQSGDHDKTLKYSQQALKIDPQSKELLRFRNQARAALGG, via the coding sequence ATGTCGAGGCGACTTCTTCTTTCCGTTCTGACCGCCCTGACCCTGGGAGGCGCGGCCTCAGCCCAGGTCACGCTGAAAAACATCCTTCACGAGCCGCAGGGCCGGGACAACTGTGGGCCGGTCACGGCGATGACGATTGCGGGCTACTACGGCACCCGCCTGACGCAGGCGCAGGCGGCGAACGCGCTCAAGGACTCGGCGAGCGACCCACAGGTCACCAGCGTGGAACTGGCGAATTATCTGGGACGCTTCGGGCTGCGTAGCGTGATTCGGTACGCGGGGACGCCCGACCTCCTGCGCGATCTGCTGGACCGGGGGTTCCCGGTCGTGGTGCAGCAGCGGCTGCGGCCTGGCAGCAACGTGGCGCACTTTCGCACCGTGTACGGGTACGAGGGGGGCCGTTTCCTGACCTCCGATCCCCTGCGGGGCGCCCGGCTGTGGCTGACCCAGGCCGAGCTGATGGACCTGTGGCACTACTACAACGGCGAATACATGGTGACCTACCCGCCCGCGAAGGAAGGCGAGGTCCGCGCCGCCCTGGGCGAGAGCTTCAGCGCCGCCGGGAACTGGAACCTGCTGCGCCGCGTCGGGGAGAGCAACGTCAAGGCCCGCCCGAACGACCCCTACAACTGGTGGGGGCTGGGCAAGGCGAACCTGCGCCTGGGGAATGTGAAGGCTGCCGCCGACAACTTCGCGCGGGCGGCGGCCTTGGGGGTGCCGACCCTGTATTACCTCTACCGCCAGGAAGCCTTCGAGGCCTGGAGCCAGTCGGGCGACCACGACAAGACGCTGAAATACAGCCAGCAGGCCCTCAAGATCGACCCGCAGAGCAAGGAGCTGCTGCGCTTCCGCAACCAGGCGCGGGCGGCGCTGGGCGGATAG
- a CDS encoding SDR family oxidoreductase: MDFQNKIIVVTGAASGIGLALATRFRQEGATVIASDLNADTGAQKAAEIGARFVPANVAQEDQIQALIADVLGREGRIDLFCSNAGIAIGEGPETPDKQWDLIHRVNVMSHVWAARHLLPHYLERSEGYFLNTASAAGLLTELHSAPYAVTKHAALAFAEWLAITYADRGVKVSALCPEGVWTPMIQNAPILQQTAITTDELVDKTLEVLRRDGFLITTHPTTLQSFQKKAADYDGWIGGMRRLREKAMALLAGHQARQAGGDAPRSTEGHP, from the coding sequence ATGGACTTCCAGAATAAGATCATCGTCGTCACCGGCGCCGCCTCCGGCATCGGCCTCGCGCTTGCCACCCGCTTTAGGCAGGAGGGCGCGACCGTCATCGCCTCCGACCTCAACGCGGACACCGGGGCACAGAAAGCCGCCGAGATCGGTGCCCGCTTCGTGCCCGCGAACGTGGCCCAAGAGGACCAGATTCAGGCCCTGATCGCGGACGTGCTGGGGCGGGAAGGCCGCATCGACCTCTTCTGCTCGAACGCCGGAATCGCTATCGGCGAGGGGCCGGAGACGCCCGACAAGCAGTGGGACCTGATCCACCGGGTCAACGTGATGAGCCACGTCTGGGCCGCCCGGCACCTCCTCCCGCACTACCTGGAGCGCAGCGAGGGGTACTTCCTGAACACGGCGTCGGCGGCAGGCCTGCTCACCGAACTGCACTCGGCCCCCTACGCGGTCACCAAGCACGCGGCGCTCGCCTTTGCCGAGTGGCTGGCGATCACCTACGCCGACCGGGGGGTCAAGGTGTCGGCCCTCTGCCCGGAAGGGGTCTGGACGCCGATGATCCAGAACGCGCCCATCCTGCAACAGACGGCGATTACGACCGATGAGCTGGTGGACAAGACGCTGGAAGTGCTGCGGCGAGACGGTTTCCTGATCACCACGCACCCGACCACCCTCCAGTCCTTTCAGAAAAAGGCTGCCGATTACGACGGCTGGATCGGCGGCATGCGGCGCCTGCGGGAAAAGGCGATGGCGCTGCTGGCTGGGCACCAGGCGCGTCAGGCCGGGGGGGACGCGCCCCGCAGCACCGAGGGGCACCCGTGA
- a CDS encoding CbrC family protein, producing the protein MPLHAESASALPAFPYYADPLADGCFEQRPIACEVCGQAREWAYVGGMYGEDDPETICPWCVADGRAAAQFEGTFQDVDFSETASAESVTAVLHHTPRVILWNPIHWPDHCGECCTYLGTLTPSEQPEITSHESVQQEAAEIARSMSRTWTSEDALNCAEQGTLTLHLFQCRTCQTYRLSPDGT; encoded by the coding sequence ATGCCACTTCATGCCGAGTCCGCTTCAGCCCTTCCCGCTTTCCCTTATTACGCTGACCCTCTGGCTGATGGCTGTTTCGAGCAGCGGCCTATCGCCTGCGAGGTGTGTGGTCAGGCGCGCGAGTGGGCGTATGTCGGTGGGATGTATGGAGAGGACGACCCCGAAACTATCTGTCCATGGTGCGTGGCCGATGGTCGCGCGGCGGCTCAGTTTGAAGGCACCTTTCAGGACGTGGACTTCTCGGAGACAGCCAGCGCAGAAAGCGTGACGGCTGTTCTCCACCACACTCCACGCGTGATTCTCTGGAATCCCATCCACTGGCCGGACCACTGCGGCGAGTGCTGCACGTACCTGGGAACCCTCACGCCCTCGGAGCAGCCGGAGATCACGTCTCACGAAAGCGTTCAGCAAGAAGCCGCTGAGATTGCTCGGTCCATGTCCCGCACTTGGACCAGTGAGGACGCGCTGAACTGTGCCGAGCAGGGCACCCTGACGCTCCACCTCTTTCAGTGCCGCACCTGTCAAACCTACCGTCTGTCCCCAGACGGAACTTGA
- a CDS encoding acyl-CoA dehydrogenase family protein, whose product MFDVSPRTRDLHARLTAFMDEHIYPNEAEFHRQVNDGNRWEHVELIEDLKPHAREQGLWNLFLPPASDPRGEFGPGLTNLEYAPLCEVMGRVWWAPEIFNCNAPDTGNMEVLARYGTPEQQEQWLVPLLNGEIRSAFSMTEPEVASSDATNIQASIQRDGDDYVINARKWWTSGAGDPRCAVSIFMGKTDPNAERHLQQSMILVPMDAPGVTTERMLTVFGYDDAPHGHAEMTFENVRVPASSILLGEGRGFEIAQGRLGPGRIHHCMRLIGQAERALELMVERASQRVAFGKPLAAHQHVREAIAHSRMEIDQARLLTLQAAHMMDTVGNKAARGQIAAIKVVAPNVALRVIDRAIQIFGGAGVSQDTPLAMMYAQARTLRLADGPDIVHTETVAKEELRARGVDLRRR is encoded by the coding sequence ATGTTCGACGTTTCGCCCCGCACCCGCGACCTGCACGCCCGCCTGACCGCCTTTATGGACGAGCACATCTACCCCAACGAGGCCGAGTTCCACCGCCAGGTGAACGACGGCAACCGCTGGGAGCATGTGGAGCTGATCGAGGACCTCAAGCCCCACGCCCGCGAGCAGGGCCTCTGGAACCTCTTCCTGCCGCCCGCCAGCGACCCCCGGGGCGAGTTCGGCCCCGGCCTGACCAACCTCGAATACGCTCCGCTGTGCGAGGTGATGGGCCGGGTGTGGTGGGCGCCTGAAATCTTCAACTGCAACGCGCCCGACACCGGCAACATGGAGGTGCTCGCCCGCTACGGCACCCCCGAGCAGCAGGAGCAGTGGCTCGTGCCCCTCCTGAACGGCGAGATTCGTTCCGCCTTCTCCATGACCGAGCCGGAAGTGGCGAGCAGCGACGCGACGAACATCCAGGCCAGCATTCAGCGCGACGGCGACGACTACGTCATCAACGCCCGCAAGTGGTGGACCTCTGGGGCGGGCGATCCCCGCTGCGCGGTCAGCATCTTCATGGGCAAGACCGACCCCAATGCCGAGCGGCACCTCCAGCAGTCCATGATCCTGGTGCCGATGGACGCGCCGGGCGTGACCACCGAGCGGATGCTCACCGTCTTCGGCTACGACGACGCGCCGCACGGCCACGCCGAGATGACCTTCGAGAACGTGCGCGTGCCCGCCTCCTCCATCCTGCTGGGTGAGGGCCGGGGCTTCGAGATCGCGCAGGGGCGCCTGGGGCCGGGCCGCATCCACCACTGTATGCGGCTGATCGGGCAGGCCGAGCGGGCGCTGGAGCTGATGGTGGAACGGGCCTCTCAGCGGGTCGCGTTCGGCAAGCCGCTCGCCGCGCACCAGCACGTGCGGGAGGCCATCGCGCACAGCCGCATGGAGATCGACCAGGCCCGGCTGCTGACCCTCCAGGCCGCGCACATGATGGACACCGTGGGCAACAAGGCGGCGCGGGGCCAGATCGCGGCGATCAAGGTGGTCGCGCCCAATGTCGCCCTGCGCGTCATTGACCGCGCCATCCAGATTTTCGGCGGCGCGGGCGTCAGCCAGGACACCCCCCTCGCCATGATGTACGCGCAGGCCCGCACCCTGCGCCTCGCCGACGGCCCCGACATCGTGCACACCGAGACGGTGGCGAAGGAGGAGTTGCGGGCGCGGGGCGTGGACCTGCGGCGGCGTTAA
- a CDS encoding SMP-30/gluconolactonase/LRE family protein, protein MRLRTVLGLTLGAGVGWLLLAPTRVRPVAWEGPGLTPSRTGGPYADNGRLDTAERFAPVPGQTSPESVAVDAQGRLYSGFGSGAIVRFQPDGTRPEVVANTGGRPLGLRFHPDGSLLVADALRGLLRVRLDGGEGEVLATEAEGVPFRFTDDLDVDRAGRFVYFTDASSKYSWPHELLDLLEHGGHGRVLRHDLETGETTVLARGLNFPNGVTLGPDGAYLLVTETGGPRVHRLWLVGDQAGTLEVFADSLPGYPDNVRFDGVATFWVALPSRRSPLLDATAGQPWLRRVVARISERVQLPLPEESMLVGLNLEGRPVAFAQGSGPQSYGYVTQVLPHGDHLILSSLHGDTLARVPLSRVRS, encoded by the coding sequence GTGAGACTCCGCACCGTCCTCGGCCTGACCCTCGGCGCGGGCGTGGGCTGGCTGCTCCTCGCGCCCACGCGGGTGCGTCCGGTGGCCTGGGAGGGGCCGGGCCTGACTCCCTCGCGGACGGGCGGGCCGTATGCGGACAACGGGCGGCTGGACACGGCGGAGCGGTTCGCCCCCGTCCCCGGTCAGACCTCGCCCGAGTCGGTCGCCGTGGACGCTCAAGGCCGCCTCTACAGCGGCTTTGGGAGTGGGGCCATCGTCCGTTTTCAGCCGGACGGCACCCGGCCCGAGGTCGTGGCGAACACGGGCGGGCGCCCCCTCGGCCTGCGCTTTCACCCCGACGGCTCGCTGCTCGTCGCGGACGCGCTGCGCGGGCTGCTGAGGGTGCGGCTGGACGGGGGAGAGGGAGAGGTGCTCGCCACCGAAGCCGAGGGGGTTCCTTTCCGTTTCACCGACGACCTCGACGTGGACCGGGCGGGGCGCTTCGTTTACTTCACCGACGCGTCGAGCAAATACAGCTGGCCGCACGAACTCCTCGACCTGCTGGAACACGGCGGGCACGGGCGGGTGCTGCGGCACGATCTGGAGACGGGCGAGACGACCGTGCTGGCGCGGGGCCTGAACTTCCCCAACGGCGTCACGCTGGGGCCGGACGGGGCGTATCTGCTCGTCACCGAGACGGGGGGACCCAGGGTGCACCGGCTGTGGCTGGTGGGCGACCAGGCCGGAACGCTGGAGGTCTTCGCCGATTCTCTCCCCGGCTACCCGGACAACGTGCGCTTCGACGGCGTGGCGACCTTCTGGGTCGCCCTTCCCAGCCGCCGCTCGCCGCTGCTGGACGCCACCGCGGGTCAGCCCTGGCTGCGGCGGGTGGTGGCGCGGATCTCGGAGCGCGTGCAATTGCCCCTTCCCGAAGAGTCCATGCTCGTCGGGCTGAATCTGGAGGGCCGCCCGGTCGCCTTCGCGCAGGGGAGCGGGCCGCAAAGTTACGGCTACGTCACCCAGGTGCTGCCCCACGGCGACCACCTCATCCTGAGTTCGCTGCACGGCGACACGCTGGCCCGCGTGCCTCTCTCGCGGGTGCGGTCATGA
- a CDS encoding MaoC family dehydratase produces the protein MHLDDLRARLGGELALSEWVTVSQEMVSQFADATGDHQFIHVDPVRAAQTPFGGPVAHGFLTLSLLAGHFMTGGGFPALDGVRMVVNYGLNRVRFIAPVPVGSRLRNRATLLNVEDGPGYAQLTVANTIELEGSGKPAATAETVMRVYL, from the coding sequence ATGCACCTCGACGACCTCCGCGCCCGCCTCGGCGGGGAACTTGCCCTCTCGGAGTGGGTGACCGTCTCGCAGGAGATGGTGAGCCAGTTCGCCGACGCGACCGGCGACCATCAGTTCATCCACGTGGACCCCGTGCGGGCCGCGCAGACGCCCTTCGGCGGCCCGGTCGCGCACGGCTTTCTGACGCTGTCGCTGCTCGCAGGGCACTTCATGACCGGGGGCGGCTTTCCGGCGCTGGACGGCGTGCGGATGGTGGTGAACTACGGCCTCAACCGGGTGCGCTTCATCGCCCCTGTGCCCGTGGGAAGCCGCCTGCGCAACCGCGCCACGTTGCTGAACGTGGAGGACGGCCCCGGCTACGCTCAACTCACCGTCGCCAACACCATCGAACTGGAGGGCAGCGGCAAACCCGCCGCCACCGCCGAGACCGTGATGCGGGTCTACCTGTGA
- a CDS encoding type II toxin-antitoxin system death-on-curing family toxin, translated as MKEMSYKDVEDVHWTLVGFFKDDLDSIDPPGVKSSDLLHSAISRPLTGIMSGIGFIYKYTTINHRAAALLHSLIKNHAFYNGNKRTALVSAVRYLDMNQVAVDATEDEYFDLVVDVAKNNYPRGVVGNSDSEVGYILDWFEKRTRRHETALKVMSTQDFLDNCMKMGAKYRESKDGRSFVVTYRRKTVTINRRHRTLQGAVQRDFIKKLGLSRGQTGVRFDEFQDGIDPNKNIIDKLVLVMRRLAAYDREQ; from the coding sequence ATGAAGGAGATGTCGTACAAGGATGTTGAGGATGTGCATTGGACACTAGTAGGGTTTTTCAAAGATGATTTGGATTCAATTGACCCTCCTGGAGTCAAAAGCTCAGACCTATTGCACTCTGCTATTTCACGTCCTTTGACGGGAATTATGAGCGGCATTGGATTTATATATAAATATACGACAATTAACCACAGAGCCGCCGCACTTCTTCACTCGCTCATAAAAAATCATGCCTTTTACAATGGCAATAAGAGAACCGCCTTAGTGTCTGCTGTTAGATACTTAGACATGAATCAAGTAGCTGTTGACGCTACAGAGGATGAGTACTTTGATCTAGTTGTGGATGTGGCTAAAAATAACTACCCTAGAGGTGTGGTTGGGAACTCTGATAGCGAAGTGGGTTATATACTTGATTGGTTTGAAAAGAGGACAAGACGCCATGAAACTGCTCTGAAAGTTATGAGCACCCAAGATTTTCTAGACAATTGTATGAAAATGGGAGCTAAGTACAGAGAATCTAAAGATGGAAGAAGCTTTGTGGTAACCTACAGAAGAAAGACAGTCACCATAAATCGTAGGCATAGGACCCTGCAAGGCGCAGTTCAGAGAGATTTTATTAAAAAGCTGGGATTGTCAAGGGGGCAGACCGGGGTTAGGTTCGACGAGTTTCAAGATGGCATAGATCCTAACAAGAATATCATTGACAAGCTTGTGCTCGTAATGCGACGTTTGGCAGCTTACGACCGCGAACAATGA
- a CDS encoding SDR family oxidoreductase yields MALKDLFDLTGKVALITGGSRGLGLQIAEALGEYGATVVLTARKQNELDEAKAHLTGLGITAHVYPHDLSQFGTIEPLVERIHAEVGPIHILVNNAGATWGAPAEEHPFEAWQKVINLNVNGLFLLTQAVGKRCMIPAKAGRIINVASVAGLRGNSPRMAGTLAYNTSKGAVVNMTRALAAEWAQYGITVNSICPGYFPTKMTRGTLEYGGDTILGYTPLGRLGGPEDLKGLSLLLASDASAYMTGQNIAVDGGITAI; encoded by the coding sequence ATGGCACTCAAAGACCTGTTCGACCTGACCGGCAAAGTCGCCCTGATCACCGGAGGCTCGCGCGGCCTCGGCCTGCAAATCGCCGAGGCGCTGGGCGAGTACGGCGCGACCGTCGTCCTGACCGCCCGCAAGCAAAACGAGCTGGACGAGGCCAAGGCCCACCTCACCGGCCTGGGCATCACCGCGCACGTCTACCCGCACGACCTCTCGCAGTTTGGCACCATCGAGCCGCTGGTCGAGCGCATCCACGCGGAGGTCGGTCCCATTCACATCCTGGTGAACAATGCCGGGGCCACCTGGGGCGCCCCCGCCGAGGAGCACCCCTTCGAGGCGTGGCAGAAGGTCATCAACCTCAACGTGAATGGCCTCTTCCTGCTCACGCAGGCGGTGGGCAAGCGCTGCATGATTCCGGCGAAAGCGGGCCGCATCATCAACGTTGCCTCTGTCGCCGGGCTGCGCGGCAACAGCCCCCGCATGGCGGGCACCCTCGCCTACAACACGTCCAAGGGGGCCGTCGTGAACATGACCCGCGCCCTGGCCGCCGAGTGGGCGCAGTACGGCATCACCGTGAACTCGATCTGCCCCGGCTACTTTCCCACCAAGATGACGCGCGGCACCCTCGAATATGGCGGCGACACCATTCTGGGCTACACGCCGCTGGGCCGCCTGGGAGGACCGGAGGACCTCAAGGGCCTCTCGCTGCTGCTCGCCTCGGACGCCTCGGCCTACATGACCGGGCAGAACATCGCGGTGGACGGCGGCATCACGGCGATCTGA
- a CDS encoding PaaI family thioesterase, which translates to MTAPDLAALRERLERAAQTSGFTRFMGTRLRRLEGGVVEIELVLRPDLTQHHGHAHGAVVGYLADTVSAWAAASVAGDVVTAEYKLNLLAPARGEVLWARGEVLRAGGRQVVVRADVYARQGGDDTHVAAALATIAPVGRGAP; encoded by the coding sequence ATGACGGCCCCGGACCTCGCCGCCCTGCGCGAACGCCTGGAGCGGGCCGCGCAGACGAGCGGTTTTACCCGCTTCATGGGCACCCGGCTGCGGCGGCTGGAGGGGGGCGTGGTGGAGATTGAACTCGTCCTGCGCCCGGACCTCACCCAGCACCACGGCCACGCGCACGGGGCGGTCGTCGGCTACCTCGCGGACACGGTGAGTGCCTGGGCCGCCGCCTCGGTCGCCGGGGACGTGGTGACGGCCGAGTACAAGCTCAACCTGCTGGCCCCGGCCAGGGGCGAGGTGCTGTGGGCACGCGGCGAGGTCTTGCGGGCCGGGGGCCGTCAGGTCGTCGTGCGGGCCGACGTGTACGCGCGGCAAGGTGGGGACGATACCCACGTCGCGGCGGCGCTGGCGACCATCGCCCCGGTCGGGAGGGGAGCGCCGTGA
- a CDS encoding phosphotransferase, whose protein sequence is MTRPDTAPVRPGEELPLEALKEALRGKVGGDVDALEVEQFPGGFSNLTYLLRLGQASEGGQEYVLRRAPLGPVAAKAHDMPREYRLLERVHPVLPVAPEPVLLVEDPAVIGAPFYLMERRRGVVVRTKLPPDYAELPDAPRQLSEALVDTLADLHAVDIGAAGLRDLGKPEGFNARQVEGWAGRWRRARTDDLPPVDELHDEDVIAWLTANTPPETAHTLVHNDFKLDNLMLDPADPARVVALLDWEMTTVGDPLADLGLTLTYWTMPQQPGGAENRVGAAAPGFLSREDFLTRYAERSGRDVSNVTWYEVLGHFKLAVIVQQIYARYRAGQTKDPRFAPLGQQAAWLIGEAWRRIEETK, encoded by the coding sequence GTGACCCGTCCCGACACCGCGCCCGTGCGCCCCGGCGAGGAACTGCCGCTGGAGGCGCTGAAGGAAGCGCTGCGCGGGAAGGTGGGGGGCGACGTGGACGCGCTGGAGGTTGAGCAGTTCCCCGGCGGATTTTCCAACCTCACGTATCTCCTGCGGCTGGGCCAGGCGTCTGAGGGGGGGCAGGAATACGTGCTGCGCCGCGCTCCCCTCGGCCCGGTGGCGGCCAAGGCCCACGACATGCCGCGCGAGTACCGCCTGCTGGAGCGGGTGCATCCGGTGCTGCCCGTCGCGCCCGAACCCGTACTGCTGGTCGAGGACCCCGCCGTGATCGGTGCCCCCTTCTACCTGATGGAGCGGCGGCGCGGGGTGGTCGTGCGGACGAAGTTGCCGCCCGACTACGCCGAGTTGCCCGACGCCCCCCGGCAGCTCTCGGAGGCGCTGGTGGACACCCTGGCCGACCTGCACGCGGTGGACATCGGCGCGGCGGGGCTGCGCGACCTGGGCAAGCCCGAGGGCTTCAATGCCCGGCAGGTGGAAGGTTGGGCCGGGCGCTGGCGCCGCGCCCGCACCGACGACCTGCCCCCGGTGGACGAGTTGCACGACGAGGACGTGATCGCTTGGCTGACCGCGAACACGCCCCCCGAGACGGCCCACACCCTCGTCCACAACGACTTCAAGCTCGACAACCTGATGCTGGACCCCGCCGACCCCGCGCGGGTGGTCGCGCTGCTCGACTGGGAGATGACCACGGTGGGCGACCCCCTCGCCGACCTGGGCCTGACCCTGACCTACTGGACGATGCCCCAGCAGCCGGGCGGAGCCGAGAACCGCGTCGGGGCGGCGGCTCCGGGGTTCCTGAGCCGCGAGGACTTCCTGACCCGCTACGCCGAACGCAGCGGGCGCGACGTGTCGAACGTGACGTGGTACGAGGTGCTGGGGCACTTCAAGCTCGCGGTCATTGTCCAGCAGATCTACGCCCGCTACCGCGCCGGGCAGACGAAGGACCCCCGTTTCGCGCCGCTGGGCCAGCAGGCCGCGTGGCTGATCGGGGAGGCGTGGCGGCGGATTGAGGAGACAAAATGA
- a CDS encoding histidine phosphatase family protein codes for MSQLILVRHGQATPFEADTDRLSPLGEAQARAVGEYLAESGLDPTDVISGSLVRQRESARLASEGAGGGWPDPVTDPRLAEYDGDGLIRTLAPLLAARDPGFDALLRASETSRQGPDRNRHLQRMLEPLAAAYLRGEVAHADVEPWAEFRARVHAFLRELLAGPSGRTVLAFTSGGVIGVTVAAVLRAPDESALTLNWRVRNGSLTRLTYGGGRASLDSFNETAHLTEALSSWR; via the coding sequence ATGAGCCAGCTCATCCTCGTGCGGCACGGGCAGGCCACCCCCTTCGAGGCCGACACCGACCGCCTGTCCCCGCTGGGCGAGGCGCAGGCCCGCGCGGTGGGCGAATATCTGGCCGAGTCCGGCCTGGACCCCACCGACGTGATCTCCGGGTCCCTGGTGCGCCAGCGCGAGAGCGCTCGCCTTGCCTCGGAGGGAGCGGGGGGTGGGTGGCCCGACCCCGTCACCGACCCCCGGCTGGCCGAGTACGACGGGGACGGCCTGATCCGTACCCTCGCGCCCCTGCTGGCCGCCCGCGACCCAGGGTTTGACGCCCTGCTGCGGGCCTCCGAGACTTCTCGGCAGGGTCCCGACCGCAACCGCCACCTTCAGCGGATGCTCGAACCCCTGGCCGCCGCCTATCTGCGGGGCGAGGTCGCGCACGCGGACGTGGAGCCGTGGGCGGAGTTTCGCGCCCGCGTCCACGCCTTCCTGCGCGAGTTGCTGGCGGGACCGTCCGGGCGCACCGTGCTGGCCTTCACCTCCGGCGGCGTGATCGGGGTGACCGTCGCAGCGGTCCTCCGCGCCCCCGACGAGTCCGCCCTGACCCTGAACTGGCGCGTCCGCAACGGCAGCCTTACCCGGCTGACCTACGGCGGGGGCCGCGCCAGCCTCGATTCCTTCAATGAAACGGCCCACCTGACCGAAGCCCTCTCGTCCTGGCGCTAA
- a CDS encoding hotdog fold thioesterase has product MTALEGPQAVAFAQSVLDSQPFSVLVGARVEHMAPDGVVVRVPFRADLTQHHGFAHGGVQAALADIALTFMGAAALGPSVLTSEFKINFLRPGVGEALVARGSVVSATRRQAVTRCDIFAVQEGQEKLVATALGTIVVADVAPAGGGA; this is encoded by the coding sequence GTGACCGCGCTGGAGGGGCCGCAGGCGGTCGCCTTCGCGCAGAGCGTGCTGGACTCGCAGCCCTTCAGCGTGCTGGTCGGGGCGCGGGTCGAGCACATGGCCCCGGACGGGGTGGTCGTGCGGGTGCCCTTCCGTGCCGACCTGACCCAGCACCACGGCTTCGCGCACGGGGGCGTGCAGGCGGCGCTGGCCGACATCGCGCTCACCTTCATGGGAGCGGCGGCGCTCGGCCCCAGCGTTTTAACGTCCGAGTTCAAGATCAACTTTCTCCGGCCCGGCGTGGGCGAGGCCCTCGTCGCGCGGGGCAGCGTGGTGAGCGCGACCCGGCGGCAGGCGGTGACCCGCTGCGACATCTTCGCCGTGCAGGAAGGTCAGGAAAAGCTCGTCGCCACCGCGCTGGGTACTATCGTCGTGGCTGATGTGGCCCCGGCGGGAGGTGGGGCGTGA